The Cylindrospermopsis curvispora GIHE-G1 genome contains a region encoding:
- a CDS encoding DUF3536 domain-containing protein: MTSAAESSVNLASTLTFQVDENDQSTVSYDPLTKPHGVYVTVHGHFYQPPRENPYLDAIERQPSATPFHDWNERIHWECYRPNAFARVLNDRGELLGIVNNYEYMSFNIGPTLMSWLERYDMEVYQRILEADIRSSQRLNGHGNAIAQVYNHIIMPLANERDKYTQIRWGKADFKSRFGRDPEGIWLAETAIDYATIAALISEGIKFIILAPSQAQRCRPFPTDHDPHPEWHEVGGSQIDPTRPYRCYLKPGFQTTSSPLSVSKITSLQSPDELPYIDIFFYDGPISRDMGFTDVVYSSSHFAGRVGAAIRGDHRLAQLISVATDGETFGHHKKGTEKTLAYAFIGEFPRHGWTVTNFAHYLSLYPPTWEVELKPVTAWSCAHGVDRWQDDCGCGGEGGVWHQKWRRPLREALNWLRDELVAVYEDYGRRLFHDPWLARDEYIDILRDRSTANVHRFLSRHQTHKLTPTEQVDALRLLEMQRHSLFMFTSCGWFFEELSRPEGTQILRYAARALELAGDIAGVQLEKGFLKRLSLAPSNVEQFKHGSEVYHQLVRTAQIGFKQVAAHYAITSLFNHHGGALPIQESRKHLEGHQKRVYCYAADQLDYQMQRMGSLTMAVGHLKLVSEITWESENLVFAVLHLGGWDFHCCIQQFTGRRDYGHLKENLLASLQQASAAHAIVMMTKMFGEQAFSLQNLFAEERHRIMRLLSQETLTRLDQLYTQTYRENYGVIMAFHRDGLTVPQELQVAAEIALGYRCLTILRSLEQDINEPQLSYSHVLQLQAIATEAKHLRCQLKIPEGKQILEQLIMRLLWQLLHGSTGYMDITRLEKLIDVGNDLNLGISLDKSQELYFSCLHSQIIPQYLNQLKDSGEAAQYRQLLKLGGKLGIDVTIAS, from the coding sequence ATGACATCCGCCGCTGAATCTTCAGTAAATCTTGCATCAACTCTCACTTTCCAAGTGGATGAGAATGACCAATCCACAGTTAGTTATGATCCCCTGACTAAACCCCATGGTGTCTATGTGACTGTCCATGGTCACTTCTATCAACCACCAAGGGAAAATCCCTATTTGGATGCCATTGAACGTCAACCTAGTGCTACTCCTTTCCATGACTGGAATGAGCGTATTCATTGGGAATGTTATCGTCCTAATGCCTTTGCTAGAGTCTTAAATGACCGGGGTGAATTATTGGGGATCGTCAATAATTATGAGTACATGAGTTTTAATATCGGTCCCACTCTTATGTCTTGGCTGGAACGCTATGATATGGAAGTTTATCAAAGAATATTAGAGGCTGATATTAGGAGTAGTCAAAGGCTCAATGGTCATGGCAATGCTATTGCCCAAGTCTATAATCACATAATTATGCCTTTGGCAAATGAAAGGGATAAATACACTCAAATTCGCTGGGGTAAGGCAGACTTTAAATCTAGGTTTGGTCGGGATCCAGAAGGTATTTGGTTGGCAGAAACGGCTATAGATTATGCAACCATAGCAGCTTTGATCTCCGAAGGAATTAAGTTTATTATTCTTGCTCCCTCCCAAGCTCAACGCTGTCGTCCTTTCCCTACAGACCATGATCCCCATCCGGAATGGCATGAGGTGGGTGGTAGTCAAATCGATCCTACCCGTCCCTATCGTTGTTATTTAAAACCTGGTTTCCAAACCACTTCTTCACCTTTAAGTGTGAGTAAAATAACCTCCCTACAGAGTCCGGATGAGTTGCCTTATATTGATATCTTTTTCTACGATGGACCTATATCACGGGATATGGGTTTTACTGATGTGGTTTATAGTTCTAGTCATTTTGCCGGGCGGGTAGGCGCTGCTATTCGTGGCGATCATCGTCTTGCTCAGTTAATATCTGTGGCTACTGATGGAGAAACTTTTGGACACCATAAAAAGGGTACTGAGAAAACTTTGGCGTACGCTTTTATTGGTGAGTTCCCCCGTCATGGTTGGACTGTAACTAATTTCGCTCACTATTTAAGTTTATATCCCCCCACCTGGGAAGTGGAGTTAAAACCTGTTACAGCTTGGAGTTGTGCCCATGGTGTGGACCGTTGGCAAGATGATTGTGGTTGCGGTGGTGAAGGGGGAGTCTGGCATCAAAAATGGCGCCGACCTCTACGTGAAGCTCTCAATTGGTTGCGAGATGAGTTAGTTGCAGTCTATGAGGATTATGGTAGAAGGTTATTTCATGACCCCTGGTTGGCACGGGACGAATATATAGATATTCTCCGAGACCGCTCTACTGCTAATGTTCATCGTTTTCTCTCCCGTCATCAAACTCACAAACTGACTCCCACTGAACAGGTGGATGCTTTGCGGTTATTGGAAATGCAGCGTCACTCCCTATTTATGTTTACCAGCTGCGGTTGGTTTTTTGAGGAGTTATCTAGACCGGAAGGAACTCAGATTCTTCGTTATGCTGCTCGCGCTTTGGAGTTGGCTGGTGATATTGCGGGTGTACAGCTGGAAAAGGGTTTCCTCAAACGATTGAGTCTAGCTCCTAGTAATGTAGAACAGTTTAAACATGGTAGTGAAGTTTATCATCAGTTGGTACGGACCGCTCAAATCGGTTTTAAACAAGTTGCAGCTCACTATGCTATTACTTCTTTGTTTAATCATCACGGTGGTGCTCTCCCTATCCAAGAGTCTAGAAAACACTTGGAAGGTCATCAAAAACGTGTCTATTGCTACGCTGCTGATCAGTTAGATTATCAAATGCAGCGGATGGGATCCCTAACCATGGCAGTTGGTCACTTAAAGTTAGTGTCGGAAATCACATGGGAAAGCGAAAATCTGGTGTTTGCAGTTTTGCATTTGGGAGGTTGGGATTTCCACTGCTGTATTCAGCAGTTTACCGGAAGACGAGATTATGGTCACCTCAAGGAAAATCTTTTGGCATCGCTACAACAAGCAAGTGCAGCTCATGCCATTGTTATGATGACTAAGATGTTTGGGGAACAGGCATTTAGTTTACAAAATCTTTTTGCAGAGGAACGCCACCGGATTATGCGCTTGCTAAGTCAGGAGACCTTAACTAGGTTAGACCAACTCTACACCCAAACCTATCGGGAAAATTATGGGGTAATTATGGCTTTTCATCGAGATGGTTTAACAGTCCCCCAAGAATTACAAGTAGCTGCTGAAATTGCTCTCGGTTATCGTTGTTTGACTATCTTGCGCTCTCTGGAACAGGATATTAACGAACCTCAGTTGAGTTATTCTCATGTCTTACAGTTACAGGCGATCGCCACGGAGGCAAAACATTTACGTTGTCAATTAAAAATTCCCGAAGGAAAACAAATTTTAGAACAATTAATTATGCGTCTATTATGGCAATTACTACATGGATCTACCGGATACATGGATATTACCAGACTGGAAAAGTTAATTGATGTTGGCAATGACTTAAACCTGGGTATCTCTTTGGATAAATCCCAGGAGCTGTACTTTAGCTGTTTGCACAGCCAAATTATTCCTCAATATCTCAATCAACTCAAGGACTCAGGGGAAGCTGCACAATACCGTCAGTTGCTCAAGCTGGGTGGTAAATTAGGTATTGATGTGACTATAGCTAGTTAA
- the cax gene encoding calcium/proton exchanger, with translation MSTKNIIFLTLLVFIPISLAAHFLEWGDLVVFITAGLAILPLAAWMGTATEEIAVVVGPVLGGLLNATFGNATELIIALVALNAGLIDVVKASITGSIIGNLLLVMGLSMFLGGIRYKEQSFESVVARVNASSMNLAVIAILLPTAVNYTSIGISENVLQNLSLAVAVVLILVYGLTLLFSMKTHAYLYDVGLADTEEENNHQKPNIALWTGVLLVCTLLVALESELLVDSLEVATSKLGLTALFTGVILVPIVGNAAEHATAVTVAMKNKMDLSLSVAVGSSMQIALFVAPVLVISGWFMKQPMDLDFNPFELVAVAVSVLIANSISSDGKSNWLEGTLLLAAYTVLGFAFYFHP, from the coding sequence ATGTCAACTAAAAATATCATCTTCCTGACTTTGCTAGTTTTCATCCCTATTTCCTTAGCCGCACACTTCTTAGAGTGGGGAGATTTGGTAGTATTCATCACTGCTGGATTAGCAATTTTACCATTAGCTGCTTGGATGGGCACAGCCACCGAAGAAATAGCAGTGGTTGTGGGCCCGGTGTTAGGAGGTTTATTAAATGCCACTTTTGGCAATGCCACAGAATTAATTATAGCTCTAGTCGCGCTCAATGCTGGACTGATAGATGTGGTGAAAGCCAGTATTACGGGATCAATTATCGGTAACCTGCTTCTGGTTATGGGGCTTTCAATGTTTTTAGGTGGAATACGTTATAAAGAGCAGAGTTTTGAATCTGTAGTTGCAAGAGTTAATGCTTCTTCAATGAATTTGGCGGTAATAGCCATTTTACTACCAACTGCAGTCAATTATACTTCTATAGGAATTAGTGAGAATGTGCTACAAAATCTTTCTCTTGCTGTAGCGGTAGTGCTCATTTTAGTTTACGGACTAACACTGCTTTTTTCTATGAAAACCCACGCTTACCTATATGATGTAGGTTTAGCAGATACGGAAGAGGAAAATAACCATCAAAAACCAAATATTGCATTGTGGACTGGTGTGTTATTGGTTTGTACCTTATTAGTGGCGTTGGAATCAGAACTATTAGTGGACTCACTAGAAGTGGCTACATCTAAACTAGGACTAACAGCCTTATTCACAGGGGTGATATTAGTACCAATTGTAGGTAACGCGGCAGAACATGCCACAGCAGTAACTGTAGCGATGAAAAATAAAATGGACCTTTCACTGTCAGTAGCTGTTGGCTCAAGTATGCAGATAGCTTTATTTGTAGCACCTGTACTAGTAATATCCGGATGGTTCATGAAACAACCAATGGATTTAGACTTTAACCCTTTTGAACTAGTAGCAGTAGCTGTGTCAGTTTTAATTGCTAATAGCATTAGCTCCGATGGCAAATCCAATTGGTTAGAAGGCACTTTATTATTGGCAGCATATACGGTTTTGGGCTTTGCATTTTATTTCCATCCATAA
- a CDS encoding peptidoglycan-binding domain-containing protein, with product MTEIGMLIMGEFNYKQTNLPHLLDEQLLKAENAQYKTKNSHFSQLPHGITSKITAPEFMTVGVTEKIAISRTIRTGLMDKNEGRVAIPDRYRWQQASKRTKKRQLPPQFQLADRSNLPKRRPTPTDYLAYNRPQMPTLRFGDSGLSIRVLQRLLISNGYNVRVDGVFGALTETAIKAFQSQRNLSVDGVVGPKTWSQLCSI from the coding sequence ATGACCGAAATTGGAATGCTGATTATGGGGGAATTCAACTATAAACAGACGAATTTACCCCATTTACTAGATGAACAGCTATTAAAAGCGGAAAATGCCCAATATAAGACAAAAAATAGCCATTTTTCCCAATTACCTCATGGCATTACATCCAAGATTACAGCTCCCGAATTCATGACAGTGGGAGTCACGGAAAAAATAGCTATATCCAGAACCATTAGGACAGGGTTGATGGACAAAAATGAGGGACGCGTGGCTATTCCGGATCGCTATAGATGGCAGCAAGCATCTAAACGGACAAAAAAGCGCCAATTACCCCCACAATTTCAATTGGCTGACAGGTCAAATCTACCCAAACGAAGACCCACCCCAACAGACTACTTGGCATACAATAGACCTCAAATGCCAACCCTCCGATTTGGTGATTCTGGTCTATCCATTAGAGTCTTACAGCGTTTGTTAATATCCAATGGCTATAATGTGCGAGTTGATGGCGTATTTGGGGCGCTGACTGAAACAGCTATTAAGGCTTTTCAAAGTCAGCGTAATTTATCAGTAGATGGTGTTGTAGGTCCTAAGACTTGGTCTCAACTATGCAGCATTTAA
- a CDS encoding SIMPL domain-containing protein, translating to MSRIYRNISLPSGFQFKQLGKIAYFSLLISSIFTLPASAQEKAQLWRTLTVSGSGVETIATTLTRVSLGVEVQGKTAQEVQQEAARRSSAVVNLLKSRKVEKLETTGVRLNPVYSYTNNIQRITGYAASNTVSFRFSTDKVGSLLDEAIKTGASEINGISFVATDEAINEAQKQALRKATQEAKKQAEAVLSSLGFQTKEIISIQINNASAPPPPMLQRSQMVKASAPDAVTPIVGGEQQVEASVTLQISY from the coding sequence ATGTCTAGGATATATAGAAATATTTCACTACCATCTGGGTTTCAGTTTAAGCAACTGGGGAAAATTGCCTATTTCAGTTTACTAATTTCCAGCATATTTACCTTACCAGCATCAGCTCAGGAAAAAGCTCAATTATGGCGCACATTAACTGTTAGTGGTAGCGGGGTAGAAACCATAGCCACCACTTTAACAAGAGTGAGTTTGGGCGTAGAAGTTCAGGGAAAAACTGCTCAAGAGGTCCAACAGGAAGCTGCTCGCAGATCCTCTGCGGTGGTGAATTTACTCAAGTCCCGTAAAGTTGAAAAGTTGGAAACTACCGGTGTCAGGCTTAATCCAGTCTATAGTTATACGAACAATATACAAAGAATTACTGGCTATGCTGCTAGTAACACGGTGAGTTTTCGCTTTTCTACTGACAAGGTTGGTTCCTTGTTAGATGAAGCGATCAAAACTGGAGCAAGCGAAATTAATGGTATTAGTTTTGTTGCTACGGATGAGGCTATTAATGAAGCACAAAAACAAGCTCTAAGAAAAGCAACCCAGGAGGCTAAAAAGCAAGCCGAAGCAGTTCTCAGCAGTTTAGGTTTCCAAACCAAAGAAATAATTAGCATTCAAATTAACAATGCTAGTGCACCTCCTCCACCTATGCTACAAAGATCCCAAATGGTTAAGGCTTCCGCTCCAGATGCAGTCACTCCTATAGTGGGTGGTGAACAACAAGTAGAAGCATCTGTAACTCTGCAAATTAGCTATTAG
- a CDS encoding RNA-guided endonuclease InsQ/TnpB family protein: protein MYGCQQVLIKSDKSITAILEYLCTEAKKLTNCGVYYSRQMYFKTGYIPSRPDLHKQLGTYQKNVHYQALYSDTSQQILTSVAESFKSYIELVKAAKKGEVSQKPKLPNYCKSVMTVATFTGRSLKLIDGMIRFPLGTKVKAWFGIDSFCLPMPSNLDFKSIREVRILPRNRQFYAEFVYQVDEIKSDVDRNNVLGIDHGLNNWLTCVSNLGTSFIVDGLHLKSLNQWYNKSVAKLKSDKPQGFWSNRLAAITEKRNRQMRDAVNKAARIVVNHCIENKIGAIVFGWNKGQKDSIDLGSKNNQKFVQIPTARLKDRIAQLCKQYGIDFIETEESYTSQSSFFDCDNIPKFGEKPEGWKASGKRVSRGVYETSDGFKINADCNGAANILKKVAVMLGIDLSGISRGCLSQPQKVRLWTLQKSPCL, encoded by the coding sequence ATGTACGGATGCCAACAAGTTCTTATCAAGTCCGATAAATCAATAACAGCCATATTGGAGTACCTCTGCACAGAAGCTAAAAAGCTGACAAATTGTGGCGTTTACTATTCTAGGCAGATGTACTTTAAAACTGGTTATATTCCTAGTAGACCAGATTTGCATAAACAACTAGGAACTTATCAGAAAAACGTTCATTATCAGGCATTGTATTCTGATACTTCTCAACAAATACTAACCAGTGTAGCTGAATCCTTTAAATCGTACATTGAGCTAGTAAAAGCTGCAAAAAAGGGCGAAGTTTCCCAAAAACCAAAATTACCTAATTACTGTAAAAGTGTTATGACTGTAGCTACTTTTACGGGCAGGTCATTAAAGTTAATTGATGGGATGATTAGGTTTCCTTTGGGAACAAAAGTTAAGGCATGGTTTGGGATAGATTCTTTTTGTCTACCAATGCCATCTAACCTTGACTTCAAATCAATTAGAGAAGTACGTATTTTACCTAGAAATAGACAATTTTATGCAGAATTTGTCTATCAGGTAGATGAAATAAAATCTGATGTTGATAGAAATAATGTTTTAGGGATTGACCACGGGTTAAATAACTGGTTAACTTGTGTTTCTAATCTGGGAACATCATTTATTGTTGATGGACTTCATTTAAAAAGTTTAAATCAGTGGTACAACAAATCAGTAGCTAAACTTAAAAGTGATAAACCCCAGGGTTTTTGGTCTAACAGATTAGCTGCTATTACCGAAAAAAGAAACCGACAAATGCGTGATGCAGTTAACAAAGCTGCAAGAATAGTCGTTAACCACTGTATTGAAAATAAGATTGGTGCTATTGTTTTTGGATGGAATAAAGGACAAAAAGATAGTATTGATTTGGGGTCTAAAAACAATCAGAAGTTTGTCCAAATTCCCACAGCAAGATTAAAAGACCGTATTGCTCAATTATGTAAACAATACGGAATAGATTTTATTGAAACAGAAGAATCATACACTTCTCAATCATCGTTTTTTGATTGCGACAATATACCTAAATTCGGTGAAAAACCCGAAGGGTGGAAAGCAAGCGGGAAACGAGTTAGTCGTGGAGTATATGAAACTTCTGATGGGTTCAAAATTAATGCGGACTGTAATGGTGCTGCTAATATTTTGAAAAAAGTAGCGGTGATGCTAGGAATTGATCTTAGCGGAATCAGTAGAGGCTGTTTAAGCCAGCCTCAGAAAGTTCGTTTATGGACTCTTCAGAAATCTCCGTGTCTTTAG
- a CDS encoding alpha-keto acid decarboxylase family protein translates to MLQLAPHIFHILHQHGIEHAFGIPGDFALTLYDALKESKIKPVIMTHEPSVGFAADVYARIRGLGLAVVTYGVGGLNMVNAVAGAYAEKSPLVILSGSPGIKERRQDSLLHHKVKTFDSQRRVYEEVTVYASAITDIETAERKIHRAIDYAKTFKRPVYLEIPRDMVYAELPEAEYERVPIKHTDRDTLKEAVSETLEILEKAKSPVIIAGVEVHRFGLQVELLALAEKLGVPICATMLGKSVFPETHPQYLGIYNGEAGDENINKIVEESDCLLMLGVFMTDINLGMFTAHINQKHTISATSERIAIKHHEYQNILFTDFIAGLLKNPHLPHFQFPNTYRMHPRVEEKIDNISMGGLIYEINQFIDHKTIIITDVGDSLFAADDIQTKQGTSYLAPAFYASMGFAIPGIIGAQLADPFRRVLALVGDGAFQMTGMELLTAKRLGMNPIVIIINNGSFASLRAMGHEDADFVNISTIDYADLAKVLGGNGFVIHTGLELRRALSVAKDSENFSILDVRISADDISPALQRLKTLFTQTLK, encoded by the coding sequence ATGCTGCAATTAGCACCTCATATATTTCATATCTTACACCAGCACGGTATAGAACACGCATTTGGCATACCCGGTGATTTTGCCCTTACCTTGTATGATGCCTTAAAAGAAAGCAAAATTAAGCCAGTAATTATGACCCATGAACCAAGTGTAGGTTTTGCTGCTGACGTTTATGCCCGTATTCGTGGTTTAGGTTTGGCAGTAGTTACCTATGGAGTAGGTGGCTTAAACATGGTTAATGCTGTAGCAGGTGCCTATGCAGAGAAGTCACCATTAGTAATTTTAAGTGGTAGTCCAGGAATAAAAGAAAGAAGACAGGATAGCTTACTACACCACAAAGTAAAAACCTTTGACAGTCAAAGACGAGTTTATGAAGAAGTAACAGTTTATGCTAGTGCTATTACTGATATAGAAACAGCCGAGAGAAAAATACATCGTGCTATTGATTATGCAAAAACGTTTAAACGTCCTGTATATTTAGAAATACCCCGTGATATGGTATACGCGGAGTTACCGGAGGCGGAGTATGAACGAGTACCAATAAAGCACACGGATAGAGATACCTTAAAGGAGGCGGTATCAGAGACATTAGAAATACTAGAAAAAGCCAAATCACCAGTAATTATAGCGGGTGTGGAAGTACACCGTTTTGGGTTACAAGTAGAACTGTTAGCACTTGCAGAAAAATTGGGCGTACCGATTTGTGCCACCATGTTAGGAAAATCAGTATTTCCAGAAACCCATCCCCAATATCTAGGGATTTACAATGGTGAAGCGGGAGACGAAAATATTAACAAAATAGTGGAAGAATCCGACTGTTTATTAATGTTAGGGGTATTCATGACAGATATTAACCTAGGAATGTTTACTGCCCATATTAACCAAAAACATACCATATCTGCCACCTCAGAACGGATTGCTATTAAACATCATGAATATCAGAACATTTTATTTACCGACTTCATTGCGGGACTATTAAAAAATCCCCATTTACCACATTTTCAATTCCCAAATACTTATAGGATGCACCCGCGAGTAGAGGAAAAAATAGATAATATATCTATGGGTGGATTAATTTATGAAATTAATCAATTTATTGATCATAAAACCATAATTATTACCGATGTAGGAGACAGTTTATTTGCAGCAGATGATATTCAAACCAAACAAGGAACAAGCTATTTAGCTCCGGCTTTTTATGCGAGCATGGGTTTTGCCATTCCGGGAATAATAGGTGCTCAATTAGCAGATCCCTTTCGTCGGGTGTTGGCATTAGTTGGTGATGGTGCATTCCAAATGACAGGAATGGAACTATTAACAGCTAAAAGACTGGGAATGAACCCCATAGTAATTATTATTAATAATGGTTCTTTTGCTTCTTTAAGAGCCATGGGACATGAGGATGCGGACTTCGTAAATATTAGTACAATTGACTATGCTGATTTGGCTAAAGTTTTAGGAGGCAATGGCTTTGTAATTCATACAGGATTAGAACTAAGAAGAGCCTTGAGTGTAGCGAAAGACAGTGAAAATTTTAGCATTTTAGATGTGAGAATTTCTGCAGATGATATTTCACCAGCTTTACAAAGACTAAAAACTCTATTTACTCAAACTTTGAAATAA
- a CDS encoding Glu/Leu/Phe/Val dehydrogenase dimerization domain-containing protein, whose product MEIFLKIAEMGHKQVTFCYDQESGLKAIVAIHNTNLGSGVALGGTRLLPYSTEEDALKDVLRLSYAMTYKAACANIPMGGGKAVIIADPEQKTDKLFNAYGSFVNSFGGSFITGQDVNISWEDAHKIGEKTPYMIGLISTYGGSSYPTAVGVEAGMKAAVDFYWGKKNLQGLKVAIQGVGKVGKNLCEILSHQEVEIFVSDISNHKLAEVEKLYPVNIVDVEEIYELDVDIFAPCALGGIINSCTIPKLQAKIIAGAANNQLENEELDSQLLVDRNIVYCPDYVINAGGLIHVYDGMIGLSEESSLARVRNIYNTLKQVFAISKEYNITPLTASRQLAESRFLNNKTQN is encoded by the coding sequence ATGGAAATATTTTTAAAAATTGCTGAAATGGGACACAAGCAAGTAACATTCTGTTATGACCAAGAATCAGGATTGAAAGCTATTGTCGCCATCCACAATACTAATTTAGGTTCGGGGGTAGCCCTAGGGGGGACAAGATTATTGCCATATTCCACAGAAGAAGATGCTCTCAAAGATGTCCTGCGTTTGAGTTATGCCATGACCTATAAAGCAGCTTGTGCCAATATTCCCATGGGTGGTGGTAAAGCAGTAATCATAGCAGATCCCGAACAGAAAACCGATAAGTTATTTAATGCCTATGGAAGTTTTGTCAATAGTTTTGGAGGGAGTTTTATTACTGGACAAGATGTAAATATTTCCTGGGAAGATGCCCATAAAATAGGTGAAAAAACACCCTATATGATTGGGTTAATATCCACATACGGTGGTTCTAGCTATCCTACCGCAGTGGGAGTAGAAGCGGGGATGAAAGCAGCAGTAGATTTTTACTGGGGGAAGAAAAATCTCCAAGGCTTAAAAGTGGCTATTCAAGGAGTAGGCAAAGTGGGTAAAAACCTTTGTGAAATTTTATCCCACCAGGAAGTGGAAATTTTTGTCAGCGATATATCTAATCATAAACTGGCAGAAGTTGAGAAGTTATATCCGGTAAATATTGTAGATGTGGAAGAAATTTATGAATTAGATGTTGATATATTTGCTCCCTGTGCTTTAGGGGGGATCATTAATAGTTGTACCATTCCCAAATTGCAAGCTAAAATTATTGCAGGAGCAGCCAACAACCAACTGGAGAATGAGGAATTAGATAGTCAGCTATTAGTAGATAGAAATATAGTCTATTGTCCAGATTATGTAATTAACGCTGGAGGTTTAATTCATGTTTATGATGGCATGATAGGGCTAAGTGAAGAAAGTTCCTTGGCAAGAGTGAGGAATATATATAATACATTAAAACAGGTATTTGCAATTTCTAAAGAATACAATATTACTCCACTAACTGCATCAAGACAGTTAGCGGAGAGTCGGTTTTTAAATAATAAAACTCAAAATTAA
- a CDS encoding AAA-like domain-containing protein produces the protein MPKHFNTAGPCQSDIHYMLSPTARLPELKALIDGRNYFIIHAPRQVGKTTAMIALAQELTASGHYTSVMLSLEVGAPFSQDPHKAEQSILAEWRQSLRFRLPPDLQPTEWPATESSSQLSTFLSNWAATADRPLAVFLDEIDALSDETLIFVLRQLRSGFPNRPHGFPHSLGLIGMRDVRDYKVKSGGSERLNSASPFNITAESLTLSNFSFDEVQELYLQHTEATGQIFTPEAIHHAFYLTDGQPWLVNALARQATTVLVKDVNQPITIDVIKQAKEILIQRQDTHLDSLAERLREDRVKAIIQPILAGSDLPDTPEDDRRFVLDLGLLKRSSLGGLTIANPIYQEVIPRVLSQGSQDSLPQIQPSWLNTDHSLNPEKLLNAFLDFWRQHGEPLLKSVPYHEIAPHLVLMAFLHRIVNGGGTLEREYAIGSGRMDICLRYGVVVMGMELKVWKPGKKDPLPQGLQQLDKYLAGLGLDTGWLVIFDRRPDLPPIEERTTTEEVVSPGGRAIIVIRG, from the coding sequence ATGCCTAAACACTTTAACACTGCTGGCCCATGCCAATCCGATATCCACTATATGCTATCTCCCACAGCGCGACTGCCTGAGTTGAAAGCCTTAATTGATGGACGCAATTACTTTATCATCCATGCCCCGCGACAAGTGGGCAAAACCACTGCTATGATAGCCCTTGCCCAGGAATTAACTGCGAGTGGCCACTATACTTCTGTGATGCTGTCCTTAGAGGTGGGGGCACCTTTTTCCCAGGATCCGCACAAAGCCGAGCAGTCTATTTTAGCGGAATGGCGACAGTCACTCCGCTTTCGGTTACCTCCAGATTTACAACCCACTGAATGGCCAGCGACGGAAAGTAGTTCTCAACTGAGCACCTTTTTGAGTAACTGGGCAGCAACGGCTGATCGTCCTTTAGCTGTTTTTCTGGATGAAATTGATGCACTTAGCGACGAAACATTAATATTTGTATTACGACAATTGCGTTCTGGTTTTCCTAATCGTCCTCACGGATTTCCCCATTCTTTGGGGTTAATTGGAATGCGAGATGTGCGGGATTATAAAGTAAAATCTGGGGGCAGTGAACGCCTAAATAGCGCCAGCCCTTTTAACATTACAGCAGAGTCCTTAACCCTCTCTAATTTTAGTTTTGATGAAGTTCAAGAACTCTATTTACAACATACAGAAGCCACGGGGCAAATCTTCACTCCCGAAGCGATTCATCATGCCTTTTATTTAACCGATGGACAACCCTGGTTAGTTAATGCTTTAGCTCGTCAAGCTACAACTGTTTTAGTAAAAGATGTCAATCAACCTATTACGATTGATGTGATTAAACAAGCTAAGGAAATCCTTATTCAGCGTCAAGATACCCATTTAGATAGCCTTGCGGAAAGACTGCGGGAAGATCGGGTTAAAGCGATTATTCAGCCTATATTAGCGGGATCAGACTTACCGGATACTCCAGAAGATGATCGCCGTTTTGTACTGGATTTAGGCTTACTGAAGCGTAGTTCTTTGGGTGGACTAACTATTGCCAATCCCATTTACCAGGAAGTGATTCCTCGCGTGTTATCTCAAGGTAGTCAGGATAGTTTGCCCCAAATTCAACCCAGTTGGTTAAACACCGACCATAGTTTAAATCCTGAAAAACTCTTAAATGCTTTTCTTGACTTCTGGCGACAACATGGAGAACCGTTACTGAAAAGTGTGCCCTACCACGAGATTGCCCCCCATCTGGTATTAATGGCATTCTTACACCGTATCGTGAATGGGGGCGGTACGTTAGAGCGAGAGTACGCGATCGGTTCGGGTCGCATGGATATTTGTTTACGCTATGGTGTGGTGGTGATGGGCATGGAACTGAAGGTGTGGAAACCTGGTAAGAAAGATCCACTCCCCCAGGGACTCCAACAGTTAGATAAATATTTGGCAGGACTAGGACTGGATACGGGTTGGTTAGTGATTTTTGATCGTCGCCCTGATTTACCCCCCATTGAAGAACGTACTACTACAGAAGAAGTGGTCAGTCCAGGGGGTAGAGCGATCATAGTGATTAGAGGTTAA